In Oxalobacteraceae bacterium OTU3CINTB1, the sequence CATGATCGCGCGCGCCAACGCGGCATCGGCGGCCGCCGCCGAACAAGCCACGGCGCTGGTCGACCCATTGATCGACTGCCTGCTGCCGCTGGCGCTGGAAGGCGCGGCGCGTGGCGACAAGCTGCTGCCGGTGCTGCAAACCCTGCGCATGGTCGGCAACAAGCCGGTGCACTACATCGGCCTGGCCGTCAGCGGCGACTGGGAACCGATCGTCCACGGCGGCGTCTACACCAAGCTGCAAGGCGGCGTGCAACTGGCCAGCCGCAGCACCGCGCTGAACGAACTGGAATACTCGGAACTGGTGACGCGCCTGCGCGCCATGGCCGACGAAATCGGCGCCGAGCCGGAAATTCCGGACATGATCGAAGTGATGGCCGAGGCGCGCAATCTGCACCGCTTCGTCGCCGGCCATGACGCGCAGCTGGGCGTCAACCTGCAATCGAACGGCGCGCCGTGGGCCATTTCGACCCTCATCGGCGCGCTGGAAAAGCAGGGCTTCGACGTGCGTCCGGACGGCCGTTTCGTCATGCCGGACGGCGACGGCGGCTTCCTGTTCTCGCTGTCGACCAACGTCACGCTGGCCGAGGAAACCACTTCGCGTTTGACGTTGCTGCTGGACGTGCCATGCGTGGCGCCGGCGCGCGACGGCTTCGGCGCCATGGTGGCCTGCGCCAAATCGCTGGTGGGACGCCTGGACGGAACCATCGTCGACGATTACAACCAGCCGCTGACCGATGCCGCGCTGGGCGAGATCGCCACGCAGGTACAGGACTTCTACACCGAGATGAACGAGGCCGATATTCCGGCCGGTTCCACCCGCGCACTGCGTTTGTTTAGCTGATTCTGGAAGTAGCAATGACTGAAGTGGATTACAAGGCGCGTATAGAATCGCTGAGCGCTGAGCTGAACCGGCACCTGCACGCCTATCATGTGGAGGACGCGCCCACCATCCCGGACGCGGAGTACGACAAGTTGTTCATGGAGTTGCAGGCGCTGGAGCTCGAGCACCCCGAGTTGGCGCTGGCCGACTCGCCGACCAGGCGCGTGGGCGCGGCGCCGCTGCCGCAGTTCGACCAGGTCACGCATTCGGTGCCGATGCTGTCGCTGAATAATGGCTTCGCCGACGAGGATGTCGAAAACTTCGACCGCCGCGTGCGCGAGGGCCTGGACGCGGCTGGCGCCGTGGAATACGCGGCCGAAGTCAAATACGACGGACTGGCCATCAACCTGCGCTACGAGAACGGCATACTGGTGCAAGCGGCCACGCGCGGCGACGGCTACACCGGCGAGGACGTGACGGCCAATATCCGCACCATCCGCACCATTCCGCTGCGCCTCAAAACGTCCAATCCGCCCGCCGTCCTCGACGTGCGCGGCGAGGTGCTGATGTTCAAAGCCGATTTCGACGCCATGAACGCGCGCCAGCGCGAAGCGGGGCAGAAGGAGTTCGTCAACCCGCGCAACGCGGCGGCGGGCAGCCTGCGCCAGCTCGATTCGCGCATCACCTCCGCGCGCAAGCTCAGTTTCTTCTGCTACGGGATCGGCATGCTCGATGGCGCCGACATGCCGCCGTCCCATTCCGCGCTGCTGGAGTGGTACCGCACGATGGGCCTGCCGGTCGCCAAAGAAGGCGCGGTGGTGCGCGGCTACGAAGGCCTGATGAAGTATTACAAGCAGATCGGCGAAGCCCGTCCGACCATGCCGTACGAGATCGACGGCGTGGTCTACAAAACCAATCTGCTGCAGGACCAGCGCACCCTGGGCTTCGTCTCGCGCGCGCCGCGTTTCGCGCTGGCGCACAAGTTCCCGGCCGAAGAGGCGCTGACCACCGTGCAGGCGATCGAAGTGCAGGTCGGCCGCACCGGCGCCATCACGCCGGTGGCGCGGCTGGCGTCCGTGTTCGTTGGTGGCGTCAACGTCACCAACGCGACGCTGCATAACGAAGATGAAGTGCGCCGCAAGGACGTGCGCGTCGGCGACACGGTGATCGTGCGCCGCGCCGGCGACGTCATTCCGGAAGTGCTGGCCGTGGTGCTGGAGCGCCGTCCAACGCCGGAACCGGCGATGTACGAACTGCCTAAAACCTGCCCGGTGTGCGGCTCGCATGTGGTGCGGGAAGAGGGCGAGGCCATCGCCCGCTGCTCCGGCGGTTTGTTCTGCTCCGCCCAGCGCAAGGAGGCGATCCGCCACTTCGCCGGCCGCAAGATGATGGACATCGAAGGACTGGGCGACCGCTACATCGACAGCCTGGTTGAATGGGGCAAGGTGCAGCGCGTGGCCGACCTCTACTCGCTTAAGCTCGACGACCTGCTGGAGATGAAGCGCCTGGCCGACGAGCGTGATGCAGGTGTGACAAAAGCGACCCCCGAGACTGTCGCCAAGGGCAAGATCGCCACCAAGTGGGCCGACAATCTGCTGGAGGCCATCGCCGCCAGCAAAAATCCGCCGCTGGAACGGCTGCTGTTCGCGCTCGGCATCCGCCACGTCGGCGAATCCACCGCCAAGACCCTGGCCGAGTGGCTGGGACGCTTCGACCTGATACGCCGCGTGCCGGCCGCGCTGCTGCGCGTGCTGCCCGACATCGGCGGCACGGTGGCGCTGTCGATCGCCGAATTCTTCGCCGAGCCGAAAAACCAGGAAGCCATCGACGCCTTGCTGGCCGCCGGCGTGACGCCGAAAGGCGAGCATCCGCCCAGCGCCAAGCTGCGCGAGAAGCTCGACACCGTCAAGCTGATGGCGGCGCTGGGGATCCCGAAACTGACCGAGCCGCGCAGCAAGCAGCTGGTCGATCAGGGCATGAACCTGAAGGCGATGTCCAATCTGCCGATCTTCACCGTGTTCGGGCTCCCGGCTGCCGTCGGAGAATCGCTGACGGAATGGATGGCCGAACCGGGCAACCGCGAACTGGTCGCCTCGCTGCACCAGTTGCGTGAGGACCTGCTGGCGCAATTGCCGGAGGAAGCCGCCGAAGGCCCGCTGACCGGCAAGACCTTCGTGCTGACCGGGACCTTGCCGAACCTGAGCCGCGACGAGGCGGCCGCGATGATCGAGGCGCAGGGTGGCAAGGTTTCCGGTTCGGTGTCGAAGAAGACGCACTATCTGGTCGCGGGCGCCGATGCCGGCAGCAAGCTGGCCAAGGCGCAGGAGCTGGAAGTGACCATCCTCGACGAGGCGGGCCTGCAGCAACTGCTGGCGAAATAAAGAAAGAAGGGTGGCGAGATGACCGTACGTGAAATCCTGAAGATGGGCGACCCGCGCCTGCTGCGCGTGGCAGAACCGGTGACCGAATTCGGCACGCCGGAGATGAACCAGCTGATCGCCGACATGTTCGACACCATGCACGCGGCCAATGGCGCCGGCCTGGCGGCGCCGCAGATCGGCGTCAACCTGCAGCTGGTGATCTACGGCTTCAAGCAAAATCCGCGTTATCCGGACGCGCCGCAGGTGCCGGAAACGGTGCTGATCAATCCCGTCCTGACGCCGCTGTCGGACGAAAAGGAAGAGGGTTTCGAGGGCTGCCTCTCGGTGCCGGGGCTGCGCGGCAGCGTGCCGCGATGGACCAAACTGCGCTACGAGGGCGTGGACCAATTCAACCAGCCGATCTCGCGCGACGTCGACGGTTTTCACGCGCGCGTGGTGCAGCATGAAGTCGACCATCTGCTCGGCATGCTGTACCCGATGCGCATCACCGATTTCTCCAAATTCGGCTTCACCGAGGTGATGTTCCCGGACCTCGATCCCAACGACGACGATTGACGAGTGTTGTTGTCCGGCGGCGCCGCTGCGGCGATTGTTAGGTGGCGTACGCGGGCGTAGTGCGGCTTCGCCTATGATATGAAACTAGATCATCATTCAAATAACTATAAACATGCCACAATTCTCGTTCCAACAAAAAATATTCCTGGCCCTGCTGGGCTTGGTCACCATTGCCTTCGTCTGGATACTCGCCCCTTACGGCGGCGCCATTTTCTGGGGCATCGTGCTGGCGATCCTGTTCGCGCCGATCTACCGCTGGCTGCTCCAGCGCACGCGCAACAAATCCGGCCTCGCCGCGCTTCTGACGCTGCTGTTGATCATCGTGATCGTCATCCTGCCGCTCACACTCGTTTCGATATCGATCGTCAACCAGGCCGCCTCGGTGGTGGAACTGGTGCGCTCGGGCGACATTTCGGTCGGCATGTACTTCAACAAGCTCATGGCCGCGTTGCCGAACTGGTTGATCAGCCTGCTTGACCGCTTCCACCTGACCAGCCTGGCCTATCTGCAGGACAAGCTTACCGAAGCGGCCTCGCAGGTCAGCCAGGAGGTCGCCACGCGCGCCATCAACGCCGGCCTGTACACGGTCGACTTCCTGACCAGCCTGTGTATTTTGCTGTACTTGCTGTTCTTCCTGCTGCGCGACGGCGACAAACTGTCGAAGAAGATCAGGTCGGCCGTGCCGCTGAGTCCGAAATACAAGCAACGCCTGTTCCAGAATTTCACCACCGTGATCCGCGCCACCGTCAAGGGCAACATCCTGGTCGCGATCGCGCAAGGCGCCCTCGGCGGGCTCATCTTCTGGTTCCTCGACGTGCGCGCGCCGGTGTTGTGGGGCGTATTGATGGCCTTCCTGTCGTTGCTGCCGGCCATCGGCGCGGCGATCGTCTGGGCGCCTGTCGCGATTTACTTCCTGGCGACAGGGGACGTGTGGCAGGGCGCCACCCTGGCTGCCTTCGGCGTGTTCGTCATCGGCCTGGTCGACAATTTCCTGCGTCCGGTGCTGGTCGGCCAGGACACCAAGATGCCCGATTACGTGGTGTTGCTGTCGACGGTGGGCGGTATGGCCTTGTTCGGGCTGAACGGCTTCGTCATCGGCCCGGTGATCGCCGCGCTGTTCATCGCCGCCTGGGACCTGTTCGCCACCGCCCCCGAGTTTCATCCCGAGTGAGGCCTACGCAAGAGCGCGTGTCCGAATGTCAGACTTGACCCCGAAGCGTCGGTCGCGAATACGCCTTACGCGGAGCAGGCGCTTCCCGGTCGTCCAGCCTGAACACGCCGACAACGCGCGCCAGATTGGCGG encodes:
- a CDS encoding cell division protein, translating into MTDLQMSLIGIAGVFVAGVFTYNKIQEYKAKKSVERAFATDHDDVLMRTGEAPSPAAARPEPRLEPRVDPVGGTRQEPSFSLDGATPAPGVAAGSEAAVAASLGAVGGDFSTDPIDPSSSTEAAEAAMIARANAASAAAAEQATALVDPLIDCLLPLALEGAARGDKLLPVLQTLRMVGNKPVHYIGLAVSGDWEPIVHGGVYTKLQGGVQLASRSTALNELEYSELVTRLRAMADEIGAEPEIPDMIEVMAEARNLHRFVAGHDAQLGVNLQSNGAPWAISTLIGALEKQGFDVRPDGRFVMPDGDGGFLFSLSTNVTLAEETTSRLTLLLDVPCVAPARDGFGAMVACAKSLVGRLDGTIVDDYNQPLTDAALGEIATQVQDFYTEMNEADIPAGSTRALRLFS
- the ligA gene encoding NAD-dependent DNA ligase LigA, translating into MTEVDYKARIESLSAELNRHLHAYHVEDAPTIPDAEYDKLFMELQALELEHPELALADSPTRRVGAAPLPQFDQVTHSVPMLSLNNGFADEDVENFDRRVREGLDAAGAVEYAAEVKYDGLAINLRYENGILVQAATRGDGYTGEDVTANIRTIRTIPLRLKTSNPPAVLDVRGEVLMFKADFDAMNARQREAGQKEFVNPRNAAAGSLRQLDSRITSARKLSFFCYGIGMLDGADMPPSHSALLEWYRTMGLPVAKEGAVVRGYEGLMKYYKQIGEARPTMPYEIDGVVYKTNLLQDQRTLGFVSRAPRFALAHKFPAEEALTTVQAIEVQVGRTGAITPVARLASVFVGGVNVTNATLHNEDEVRRKDVRVGDTVIVRRAGDVIPEVLAVVLERRPTPEPAMYELPKTCPVCGSHVVREEGEAIARCSGGLFCSAQRKEAIRHFAGRKMMDIEGLGDRYIDSLVEWGKVQRVADLYSLKLDDLLEMKRLADERDAGVTKATPETVAKGKIATKWADNLLEAIAASKNPPLERLLFALGIRHVGESTAKTLAEWLGRFDLIRRVPAALLRVLPDIGGTVALSIAEFFAEPKNQEAIDALLAAGVTPKGEHPPSAKLREKLDTVKLMAALGIPKLTEPRSKQLVDQGMNLKAMSNLPIFTVFGLPAAVGESLTEWMAEPGNRELVASLHQLREDLLAQLPEEAAEGPLTGKTFVLTGTLPNLSRDEAAAMIEAQGGKVSGSVSKKTHYLVAGADAGSKLAKAQELEVTILDEAGLQQLLAK
- the def gene encoding peptide deformylase, yielding MTVREILKMGDPRLLRVAEPVTEFGTPEMNQLIADMFDTMHAANGAGLAAPQIGVNLQLVIYGFKQNPRYPDAPQVPETVLINPVLTPLSDEKEEGFEGCLSVPGLRGSVPRWTKLRYEGVDQFNQPISRDVDGFHARVVQHEVDHLLGMLYPMRITDFSKFGFTEVMFPDLDPNDDD
- a CDS encoding AI-2E family transporter, with amino-acid sequence MPQFSFQQKIFLALLGLVTIAFVWILAPYGGAIFWGIVLAILFAPIYRWLLQRTRNKSGLAALLTLLLIIVIVILPLTLVSISIVNQAASVVELVRSGDISVGMYFNKLMAALPNWLISLLDRFHLTSLAYLQDKLTEAASQVSQEVATRAINAGLYTVDFLTSLCILLYLLFFLLRDGDKLSKKIRSAVPLSPKYKQRLFQNFTTVIRATVKGNILVAIAQGALGGLIFWFLDVRAPVLWGVLMAFLSLLPAIGAAIVWAPVAIYFLATGDVWQGATLAAFGVFVIGLVDNFLRPVLVGQDTKMPDYVVLLSTVGGMALFGLNGFVIGPVIAALFIAAWDLFATAPEFHPE